The Pochonia chlamydosporia 170 chromosome 1, whole genome shotgun sequence genome window below encodes:
- a CDS encoding subtilisin-like protease PR1I (similar to Metarhizium acridum CQMa 102 XP_007812076.1) produces the protein MYFSLLLLLPSAAAAPASQGTKLAPLITPPGNVIANRYIVKFKESAATSSVSTTLLNLNAKADAVYTNIFNGFSGTLSATALEQLRNHVEVDYIEQDSAVTIHAFIEQPDAPWGISRISHQQGGNSTYVYDESAGSGTCTYVIDTGVDGSHPDFEGRAFQIKSFIEGQDGDGDGHGTHCAGTIGSKTYGIAKQTTIYGIKVLDNEGSGTISGVIAGMDFAMADSQTRSCPKGIVANMSLGGRYSLTLNRAAARLVEAGIFLGVAAGNSNSDASYYSPASEPTVCTVGATQIDDSFASYSNYGSVVDILAPGTNILSTWIGGRTNIISGTSMATPHVVGLAAYLASLEGFPGSQALCERIRTISTQGAITKLPPKTTNFLAFNGNPSA, from the exons ATGTATTTCTCTCTTCTGCTACTCCTTCCGtccgctgccgccgctccTGCCAGCCAGGGGACCAAGCTAGCTCCTCTCATTACTCCACCAGGCAATGTTATTGCAAATAGATACATTGTCAAGTTTAAAGAGTCTGCTGCTACTAGCTCAGTTAGCACGACTTTGCTAAATCTGAACGCTAAAGCAGACGCTGTGTACACAAATATATTCAATGGATTTTCCGGAACATTAAGTGCTACTGCTCTAGAACAGCTGCGTAATCACGTGGAG GTTGATTACATTGAACAAGACTCTGCTGTAACTATTCATGCCTTTATTGAGCAACCGGATGCACCATGGGGCATCAGCCGTATCTCCCACCAGCAAGGGGGTAATAGTACTTATGTATACGATGAAAGTGCTGGTAGTGGCACTTGCACCTACGTCATCGATACCGGTGTCGATGGCTCGCATCCT GATTTCGAAGGCCGAGCATTCCAGATCAAGTCCTTTATCGAGGGACAAgacggcgatggcgacggccATGGCACTCACTGCGCAGGCACAATAGGCAGCAAGACTTATGGCATTGCTAAACAGACCACCATCTACGGAATTAAGGTCCTCGATAATGAAGGCTCCGGAACCATTTCAGGAGTCATCGCTGGCATGGACTTTGCTATGGCGGATTCTCAGACACGAAGTTGCCCTAAGGGCATCGTCGCTAACATGAGTTTGGGTGGCCGTTATTCCCTTACTCTTAACCGAGCCGCTGCTAGGTTAGTTGAGGCCGGTATATTTCTTGGTGTAGCTGCAGGAAACTCTAATTCAGATGCCTCCTACTACTCCCCTGCATCTGAGCCTACTGTATGCACGGTTGGCGCCACACAAATTGACGattcttttgcttcttaCTCTAATTATGGCTCTGTTGTCGATATTCTGGCCCCTGGGACTAATATTCTCTCAACCTGGATTGGCGGCCGAACC AATATCATCTCTGGCACGTCGATGGCTACGCCACACGTTGTAGGACTTGCTGCATACCTCGCAAGCCTGGAAGGCTTTCCCGGGTCACAGGCTCTTTGCGAGCGCATTCGTACCATTTCTACACAGGGCGCTATTACTAAACTTCCGCCTAAAACTACGAACTTTCTTGCCTTTAATGGCAACCCTTCCGCTTAA